One Natator depressus isolate rNatDep1 chromosome 6, rNatDep2.hap1, whole genome shotgun sequence DNA window includes the following coding sequences:
- the VTI1B gene encoding vesicle transport through interaction with t-SNAREs homolog 1B, which translates to MEEELKYAPVSFRNQMMNRIRTYKRDLAMFQREIKSTDLGLGLGSRGDTKYGIYSMENEQSTHLQLQRGLLLQGTDSLNRATQSIDRSHRIAAETDQIGTEIIEELGDQREQLERTKSRLVNTSENLSKTRKILRSMSKRIMTNKLLLSVIIILELAILGGVVYYKFFRKS; encoded by the exons ATGGAAGAAGAACTGAAATATGCCCCAGTGTCCTTCCGCAACCAAATGATGAACAGAATCCGGACCTACAAGAGAGACCTTGCCATGTTCCAGAGAGAGATTAAAAGCACAGATTTGGGGTTGGGTCTTGGAAGTCGGGGGGACACAAAATACGGAATCTATTCCATGGAAAATGAGCAGAGC ACTCATCTGCAGTTGCAGAGGGGGTTGCTTCTCCAGGGGACAGACAGCCTGAACCGAGCCACTCAGAGCATTGACCGTTCACATCGGATTGCTGCAGAGACGGATCAGATAGGTACCGAGATAATCGAGGAACTTGGGGACCAGCGAGAGCAATTGGAACGCACCAAAAGCAGA TTAGTGAACACAAGCGAAAACTTAAGCAAAACCCGTAAGATCCTGCGTTCCATGTCAAAAAG AATTATGACTAACAAGTTGCTGCTGTCTGTCATCATCATCCTAGAACTAGCCATCCTAGGAGGTGTGGTCTACTACAAATTCTTCCGCAAGAGCTGA